The Brassica napus cultivar Da-Ae chromosome C7, Da-Ae, whole genome shotgun sequence genome has a segment encoding these proteins:
- the BNACNNG58250D gene encoding uncharacterized protein DDB_G0271670 produces MAAAVLMPTISFRDGSIHEDWQVLGRDEPKKKILVKQASMRHSEREISMDPKSVKSLSMSPSLRRNDSFDMMLLPAMSPPRDLDAPMPLPLQPVRTKFVSRSLPSSTTNSPKQRSGLMRALKGKEQDSSSSASLKRSKSCGSTSKRLSLRNSFFVKTESNKSINNNNTLEDGFKCNALCLYLPGFGKAKPVRSSRRDDSSSSSFTRTTTTTTSASSSVTVSRTVSVRETTTTTTVISARASMEKFDCNSYASESAGDEGGGHLFDLPSELIKSGSGKNDHDDPVSAAFVFDKEPVEKEIKGVLKMSGSKHRGSMESSLRQVRFSTTSPVSYPTSPAISPRLLEASKNLNAFLEAQAV; encoded by the coding sequence atgGCTGCTGCAGTTCTTATGCCAACGATAAGCTTTAGAGACGGGAGCATTCACGAAGACTGGCAAGTTCTAGGCAGAGACGAGCCGAAGAAGAAGATTCTGGTCAAGCAAGCGAGTATGAGGCATTCCGAGAGAGAGATATCGATGGACCCCAAGTCAGTCAAGTCTTTGTCTATGTCACCATCCTTAAGAAGGAACGATAGCTTCGATATGATGCTGTTACCGGCCATGTCACCTCCTAGAGACTTAGATGCGCCAATGCCTCTTCCTTTGCAGCCAGTGCGGACTAAGTTTGTGAGCCGTAGCCTCCCAAGCTCAACCACAAATTCTCCTAAACAACGTTCGGGTTTGATGCGTGCGCTCAAAGGCAAGGAACAAGACTCGTCTTCGTCGGCTTCATTGAAGAGAAGCAAATCTTGTGGATCTACGAGCAAGAGACTCTCTCTTCGAAACTCTTTCTTCGTCAAAACCGAATCGAACAAGAGCATTAACAATAACAATACGTTAGAAGACGGGTTCAAATGCAACGCTCTGTGTTTATACCTCCCCGGTTTTGGTAAAGCAAAACCGGTCAGATCATCAAGAAGAGacgattcttcttcttcttccttcacccgaaccaccaccaccacgacTTCGGCATCATCGTCCGTTACCGTTTCAAGAACCGTATCCGTCAGAGAAACCACCACGACCACCACAGTGATCTCAGCTCGAGCTTCAATGGAGAAATTCGACTGCAACTCATACGCTTCGGAATCCGCCGGGGACGAAGGAGGTGGTCACTTATTCGACTTACCGTCCGAGCTAATCAAAAGCGGTTCGGGTAAAAACGATCACGACGATCCGGTTTCAGCGGCTTTCGTGTTCGACAAGGAACCTGTTGAGAAAGAGATCAAAGGGGTTTTAAAGATGTCTGGTTCGAAACACAGAGGATCGATGGAGTCTTCGCTTCGCCAGGTTCGATTCTCCACGACGTCCCCGGTTTCTTACCCAACGTCACCGGCGATCTCACCACGGTTGCTAGAAGCCAGCAAGAATCTCAATGCTTTCTTGGAAGCTCAAGCCGTTTGA